Proteins encoded in a region of the Flavobacterium sp. MDT1-60 genome:
- a CDS encoding glycoside hydrolase family 30 beta sandwich domain-containing protein has protein sequence MKKNSFKILCFLFSLTAFAQQPKTKKEFTTNGKKITVYTTAENSNLRITSTDKLTFSASKQPLEIEASVFVEPSKKFQTFMGIGGAITDASAEIFAKLSKEKQTEFLNAYYDKNKGIGYSLLRTTIQSSDFSSGSYSYIEEGDKDLKTFSIDHDRQYRIPLIKQAIQTAGGKLLTYVAPWSPNAFMKSNKDVLKGGTLLPEYYQTWANFYVKFIKAYEKEGIPIWGTSTQNEPMAVQTWESCIYTAEAERDFIKNFLGPTLKKEKLGDVKIIAWDHNRDLMNHRANVIYSDPEASKYVWGMGFHWYENWSGGTSMFDNVAKVKEAYPDKGLLFTEGCVEKFDAKKYQFWGNGERYGISMINDFNNGTAGWTDWNILLDQNGGPNHVGNFCFSPIHADTTTGELIYTPSYYYIGHFSKFIRLNAVRVSSAVSRSALLSTSFLNTDGTMATIVMNQTDKEVTYNLIIAAEKTVVKIPAHAIQTLVY, from the coding sequence ATGAAAAAAAATAGTTTTAAAATTCTATGTTTTTTGTTTTCGTTGACAGCTTTTGCCCAACAACCAAAAACAAAAAAAGAGTTTACAACCAATGGAAAAAAAATAACGGTTTATACTACTGCTGAAAATTCAAATTTAAGAATTACTTCTACAGATAAATTAACCTTTTCAGCATCAAAGCAACCTCTTGAAATCGAAGCTTCGGTTTTTGTAGAACCATCAAAAAAATTCCAGACTTTCATGGGAATTGGTGGCGCTATTACTGACGCAAGTGCTGAAATTTTTGCTAAACTTTCAAAAGAAAAACAAACTGAATTCTTAAATGCCTACTATGATAAAAATAAAGGTATTGGCTATTCTTTGCTAAGAACAACGATACAAAGTTCTGATTTTAGCAGTGGAAGCTATTCTTATATCGAAGAAGGTGACAAAGATTTAAAAACGTTTTCTATTGATCACGATAGACAATATCGCATTCCGTTAATAAAACAGGCGATTCAGACTGCCGGAGGAAAGCTGTTAACTTATGTTGCTCCATGGTCACCAAATGCTTTCATGAAAAGCAACAAAGATGTATTGAAAGGCGGAACATTATTGCCGGAATATTATCAGACCTGGGCAAATTTTTATGTCAAATTTATAAAAGCATATGAGAAAGAAGGAATTCCAATTTGGGGAACTTCAACTCAAAACGAGCCAATGGCTGTCCAAACATGGGAATCTTGTATTTATACAGCAGAAGCAGAAAGAGATTTCATTAAAAATTTCCTTGGACCTACATTGAAAAAAGAAAAATTAGGTGATGTGAAAATCATTGCGTGGGATCATAATCGTGATTTAATGAATCACAGAGCCAATGTTATTTACTCTGATCCTGAAGCCTCAAAATATGTTTGGGGAATGGGATTTCACTGGTATGAAAACTGGTCAGGAGGCACTTCAATGTTTGATAATGTTGCCAAAGTAAAAGAGGCTTATCCTGATAAAGGTTTACTATTCACTGAAGGTTGTGTTGAAAAATTTGATGCCAAAAAATATCAATTTTGGGGTAACGGCGAAAGATACGGTATTTCTATGATTAATGATTTTAATAATGGAACAGCTGGCTGGACAGACTGGAATATTCTTTTAGATCAAAATGGTGGTCCTAATCATGTTGGAAATTTTTGTTTTTCACCAATTCATGCCGACACTACAACAGGAGAGTTAATTTATACGCCCTCTTATTATTATATAGGGCATTTTTCAAAATTCATTCGCCTGAATGCTGTAAGAGTAAGTTCTGCAGTAAGCAGAAGTGCTTTATTAAGTACTTCATTTTTAAATACTGATGGAACTATGGCAACTATTGTTATGAACCAAACCGATAAAGAGGTTACTTATAATCTAATCATAGCTGCTGAAAAAACAGTAGTTAAAATTCCTGCGCATGCTATACAGACACTTGTATATTAA
- a CDS encoding RagB/SusD family nutrient uptake outer membrane protein: MKNIKFKYIYIAVAIAALAGACSEDFVTIEPKGSFLSTSYYSNEQQATAALVGVYDPLRKNTGGFENLVAMLNAGSDDFYAGGGGASDGTGIQNFSTHSLSSLLIPGSFWNDHYQGVYRANVLLSKMSGVDMSDALKVRFTAESKALRGLYYFNLVRLFKNVPLILEPLTTASILDVEQATPEAVYAQIEKDLLEAIPGLPPSVDAATGSGRLTRGAAQALLGKVYLFEGKKPEAAAILAQVNGTPGATNQYGNKLLASFSDLWVTSNKFNAESLLEVSHTSAGNSDWGFWGSGRDEGNSLNVMVGPRGYSRPANSTAPDLPSGWSFSIPTQKLYDAMKDDPRFAATILDVKALKAAGKADYIGGYQDTGYFLNKFLPRKSDVRTGGGAAELNYKQNSYIIRLADTYLMEAEALGSGARAQALLDAVRARVGLAPVPVTLAAIKNERRMELAGEGHRFFDLVRWGDAATALADRGFNAGTDEIFPIPFVELTGTKLKQNPNYE, encoded by the coding sequence ATGAAAAATATAAAATTTAAATATATATACATTGCTGTTGCAATCGCTGCTTTAGCAGGTGCTTGCTCTGAAGACTTTGTGACCATTGAACCAAAAGGATCTTTCCTTTCAACAAGTTATTATTCTAATGAACAACAAGCAACAGCCGCGCTTGTTGGAGTCTATGATCCTTTGAGAAAAAATACCGGGGGATTTGAAAATTTAGTAGCAATGCTTAATGCCGGTTCTGACGATTTTTATGCTGGTGGTGGTGGTGCTTCAGATGGTACCGGAATTCAGAATTTCTCTACACACTCATTGAGTTCACTACTTATCCCGGGAAGTTTCTGGAATGATCATTACCAAGGTGTATACAGAGCTAACGTTTTGTTATCAAAAATGTCTGGTGTTGATATGTCAGACGCATTAAAGGTTAGATTCACAGCAGAATCAAAAGCATTAAGAGGGCTTTACTATTTTAACTTAGTAAGATTGTTTAAAAACGTTCCTTTAATTCTGGAACCATTAACAACAGCTAGCATCTTAGATGTAGAACAGGCAACTCCCGAAGCCGTTTATGCTCAAATTGAAAAAGATTTGTTAGAAGCAATTCCTGGTTTACCACCAAGTGTTGATGCTGCAACAGGATCAGGACGTTTGACCAGAGGTGCTGCTCAGGCATTATTAGGAAAAGTATATTTATTTGAAGGAAAAAAACCTGAAGCTGCGGCTATTTTGGCACAGGTAAACGGAACTCCTGGAGCTACAAATCAATACGGAAATAAATTGCTTGCAAGCTTTAGCGATTTATGGGTAACATCTAACAAATTCAATGCAGAATCACTACTTGAAGTATCTCACACAAGTGCTGGTAACTCTGATTGGGGATTCTGGGGATCTGGTAGAGACGAAGGAAATTCATTAAACGTAATGGTAGGGCCAAGAGGTTATTCAAGACCTGCAAATTCTACAGCACCAGACCTTCCTTCAGGATGGAGTTTTAGTATTCCTACACAAAAATTGTATGATGCTATGAAAGATGATCCAAGATTTGCAGCTACAATTTTAGATGTAAAAGCATTAAAAGCAGCTGGAAAAGCAGATTACATTGGAGGATATCAGGACACAGGATATTTCCTAAACAAATTTTTACCAAGAAAATCTGATGTTCGTACTGGCGGTGGTGCTGCGGAGTTAAACTACAAACAAAATTCGTATATCATCAGACTTGCTGATACGTACTTAATGGAAGCTGAAGCATTAGGTTCAGGGGCAAGAGCTCAGGCATTATTAGATGCTGTAAGAGCAAGAGTTGGACTAGCGCCTGTTCCTGTAACATTGGCTGCTATTAAAAATGAAAGAAGAATGGAACTTGCAGGTGAAGGTCACAGATTCTTTGATTTAGTACGTTGGGGTGATGCTGCAACTGCTTTAGCTGACAGAGGTTTTAATGCTGGTACTGATGAGATTTTTCCAATTCCATTTGTTGAATTGACTGGTACTAAATTGAAACAAAATCCTAATTACGAATAA
- a CDS encoding TonB-dependent receptor, with amino-acid sequence MKLTKLLIFCVSSLLFSVIAVAQDVTVNGMINDESGMPVPGATVVLKGTTKSTASDFDGKFQIQVPSSGVLVVTFIGYAAVNEAVNGRTKITIQLKPESQSLNEVVVVGYGTQKKAVVTGAISSVKAADLEKVPNGRVEQALQGRVAGVTIASSSGQPGAASTIRIRGITTFGDGGNNPLWVVDGNVVDAGGIGYLNQSDIESIEVLKDAASAAIYGTRAATGVILVTTKKGKSGKISVNYTGFSGVSSAAKKLDLLNATQYATIMNEKSLADGGAIRYANPNALGNGTNWQDAIFNDQAYRYSHELSISGGGESSTFYASFGIQDQQGIVTSEISNYTKKSFRLNSTHKISKYFTFGQTFGYTKQKTLDVGNKNSEFGGPLSSAINLDPTTPLVVTDPAVANAAPYSTNPVMRDENGNPYGISTVVGQEMTNPLGYVQTRLGRYNWSDDFVGNAYLEANIIDGLKFRTTIGGKMAYWGDQGFTPVNFLSANVNTLKNSYYQNNNKSFAWNIENVLTYAKKFGDHNVSILLGQGTYVENIGGAVGATMFGLPITSYKDASFDFDIPQSDRSSSTDDFIQHKVTSLFSRLNYDYKEKYLFMGVVRRDGSTRFGENNKFGVFPSFSLGWVASKEDFWKENNVVNTLKFRGGYGVVGNDQVADFRYISLVSGGYNYSFGNTGSITTGYANVTLDNPDLKWEETSQVGFGIDARLFNDFNFTFDYYKKKTTGILRPVVIPGYVGVAEQPWANVADMNNSGLEFELGYKKRLGEFNLGVNGNVATLKNEVTYVGPDTQFIIGDASFQSMGPVTRTQVGHSYNEFFGYKTAGIFQNEAEIAAYTNAAGGLIQPGAKPGDFRWVDNNGDGSISDDDKQFLGTSLPKLTFGLTVNLDYKNFDFMAFAQGASGNKIFQGLRRLDILNANYQTEALGRWTGEGTSNDYPRLANNDGNGNFSKMSDFYLEKGDYVRLKIVQFGYTLPLNLSSKIGADKIRFYVTGENLITFTKYTGYDPEIGGQVLGIDRGIYPQAKSFMLGANLQF; translated from the coding sequence ATGAAATTAACAAAATTACTTATTTTTTGTGTTTCGTCTTTGTTATTCTCGGTTATAGCTGTGGCTCAGGATGTCACGGTAAATGGGATGATAAACGATGAAAGTGGAATGCCAGTTCCAGGTGCAACAGTTGTATTAAAAGGAACAACAAAATCAACGGCATCAGATTTTGATGGAAAATTCCAAATTCAAGTACCTTCAAGCGGTGTTTTGGTAGTTACTTTTATTGGATACGCTGCAGTTAATGAGGCTGTAAATGGAAGAACAAAAATTACAATTCAATTAAAACCAGAATCACAATCATTAAATGAAGTTGTGGTTGTAGGATACGGTACTCAAAAGAAAGCAGTAGTAACCGGAGCTATCTCAAGTGTAAAAGCGGCTGATCTTGAAAAAGTACCAAACGGAAGAGTTGAGCAGGCTTTACAAGGTAGAGTTGCAGGTGTTACAATTGCTTCAAGTTCAGGGCAACCGGGTGCGGCTTCTACAATTCGTATTCGTGGTATAACTACTTTTGGAGATGGTGGAAACAATCCTCTATGGGTAGTTGATGGTAACGTTGTTGATGCTGGAGGAATTGGTTATTTAAATCAATCAGATATTGAATCTATTGAGGTTCTTAAAGATGCTGCTTCTGCTGCAATTTATGGAACACGTGCTGCAACAGGGGTAATCTTAGTTACTACTAAAAAAGGAAAATCAGGTAAAATATCAGTAAACTATACTGGTTTCTCCGGAGTTTCTTCTGCGGCAAAAAAACTTGATCTATTGAATGCTACACAATATGCTACTATAATGAATGAAAAATCATTAGCAGATGGCGGAGCAATTAGATACGCAAATCCTAATGCTTTAGGAAATGGTACAAATTGGCAAGATGCGATCTTTAATGATCAGGCTTACAGATATTCTCATGAATTAAGCATTAGTGGAGGAGGAGAATCTTCAACTTTTTATGCCTCTTTTGGAATTCAGGATCAACAAGGTATCGTAACAAGCGAAATATCTAATTACACAAAAAAGAGTTTTCGTTTAAACTCTACGCACAAAATATCTAAGTATTTTACTTTCGGGCAAACTTTTGGATACACTAAACAAAAAACTTTAGATGTAGGTAATAAAAACAGTGAATTTGGTGGACCTTTAAGTTCAGCTATCAACCTTGATCCAACTACACCTTTAGTAGTTACTGATCCGGCTGTTGCTAACGCAGCTCCATATTCTACAAATCCTGTAATGCGTGACGAGAATGGAAATCCTTATGGTATTTCTACTGTTGTTGGTCAGGAAATGACAAACCCTTTAGGATATGTTCAAACCAGATTAGGAAGATACAATTGGTCTGATGATTTTGTTGGAAATGCTTATCTTGAGGCAAACATTATAGATGGCTTAAAATTTAGAACTACAATTGGTGGTAAAATGGCCTATTGGGGAGACCAGGGATTTACACCAGTAAACTTCTTAAGCGCAAACGTAAATACGCTAAAAAATAGCTACTATCAAAACAATAATAAATCATTTGCATGGAACATTGAAAACGTTCTTACTTATGCAAAGAAATTTGGTGATCATAATGTAAGCATTTTATTAGGACAAGGGACGTATGTTGAAAATATTGGTGGTGCAGTTGGAGCTACAATGTTTGGTTTGCCAATTACTAGTTATAAAGATGCATCATTTGATTTTGATATTCCACAATCAGACAGAAGCAGTTCAACAGATGATTTTATTCAGCATAAAGTAACGTCTTTATTTAGCCGTCTTAACTATGATTATAAGGAGAAATACCTTTTCATGGGAGTAGTTCGTCGTGATGGATCAACTCGTTTTGGAGAAAATAATAAATTTGGGGTTTTCCCTTCATTCTCTCTTGGATGGGTAGCTTCTAAAGAAGATTTCTGGAAAGAAAATAACGTAGTTAATACATTAAAATTCCGTGGAGGTTATGGAGTTGTGGGTAATGACCAGGTAGCTGATTTCAGATATATCTCTTTAGTATCTGGTGGATATAACTATTCTTTTGGAAATACCGGATCTATAACAACTGGTTATGCTAATGTAACTCTTGATAACCCTGATTTGAAATGGGAAGAAACTTCTCAGGTAGGATTTGGTATAGATGCAAGATTATTTAATGATTTCAACTTCACTTTTGACTATTACAAGAAAAAAACAACAGGTATCTTAAGACCAGTAGTTATTCCTGGATATGTAGGTGTTGCAGAGCAACCATGGGCTAACGTTGCTGATATGAACAATAGTGGTCTTGAGTTTGAACTTGGTTACAAGAAAAGATTAGGTGAGTTTAACTTAGGAGTAAACGGAAACGTTGCGACTTTGAAAAATGAAGTTACATATGTTGGACCTGACACTCAGTTTATAATTGGAGACGCTTCTTTCCAATCTATGGGACCTGTTACAAGAACTCAGGTTGGTCATTCATACAATGAATTTTTTGGATATAAAACAGCAGGTATTTTTCAAAACGAAGCCGAAATTGCTGCTTATACAAATGCTGCTGGCGGATTAATTCAGCCAGGTGCTAAACCAGGAGATTTCCGTTGGGTTGATAATAATGGAGATGGTTCTATTTCTGATGATGACAAACAATTCTTAGGAACAAGTTTACCAAAATTAACTTTCGGTTTAACGGTAAACTTAGATTACAAAAACTTCGATTTCATGGCATTTGCTCAAGGAGCTTCCGGAAACAAAATTTTTCAGGGATTACGCAGATTAGATATCTTAAATGCTAATTATCAAACAGAAGCTTTAGGACGTTGGACAGGTGAAGGAACATCAAACGATTATCCTAGACTTGCCAACAATGACGGAAATGGAAACTTTAGTAAAATGTCTGATTTCTATCTTGAAAAAGGAGATTACGTACGTTTGAAAATTGTTCAATTTGGATACACACTTCCTCTTAATTTGTCTTCTAAAATCGGCGCAGATAAGATTCGCTTCTATGTTACAGGTGAGAATTTAATAACGTTTACTAAATATACTGGATACGATCCTGAAATTGGAGGCCAGGTATTAGGTATAGACAGAGGTATTTATCCACAAGCAAAATCATTTATGCTTGGAGCTAACTTACAATTTTAA
- a CDS encoding cellulase family glycosylhydrolase — translation MKKIIITVQLLLSITAFGQGFLHRDGQNIVDGNGKNVILRGLGLGGWMVQEGYMLQTQSFASPQYQIKQKIQEVAGEKGTKEFYAAYKANGITKQDIDSLAAWGFNSIRLPMHYNLYTPSIQEEKNGEITWIEEGFTMTDNLLKWCAENKIYLILDLHAAPGGQGNDAAISDYDTTKPALWQSEANQKKMIALWKKLASRYRDNPWIGAYDIINEPNWNFTGTNKNGCDENSNGPLRDLMLAVTKAIREVDTNHMVIIEGNCWGNNYNGIFPLWDENMALSFHKYWNYNDKASIQKMLDYRTQYNVPIWLGESGENSNVWFKDALTLMETNNIGWAFWPMKKIENIAGVTSVTKIPEYDILLKYWKDGGQKPSEDFAKKALMKMADNFKMENVTVKPDVIDAMFRQVQTNDTKSYKKHLIPGKIIATQYDLGTNGYAYSDKDFVNYRVATGTFDQWNKGNTMRNDGVDISPCKDSGSNGYQVSFIEDGEWLQFTSEVKKQNTYKVAIRYSSESSEGKLHLETENGNKSETVILTPTGDNNKWKTVVLSGIKLNAGITKIKVVFEKGGFNLNYLDFSEGKKSASK, via the coding sequence ATGAAAAAAATAATTATAACAGTACAACTTTTGCTCTCGATCACGGCTTTCGGGCAAGGTTTTTTACATAGGGACGGGCAAAATATTGTTGACGGAAATGGTAAAAATGTAATATTAAGAGGTCTTGGTTTAGGTGGCTGGATGGTTCAGGAAGGATATATGTTACAGACACAATCTTTTGCGAGTCCACAATATCAAATCAAACAAAAGATTCAGGAAGTAGCAGGAGAAAAGGGAACCAAAGAATTTTATGCGGCTTATAAAGCAAACGGAATCACAAAACAGGATATCGATTCGCTGGCAGCGTGGGGTTTCAATTCGATTCGTTTGCCAATGCATTATAACTTGTATACACCATCAATTCAGGAAGAAAAAAATGGTGAAATTACCTGGATTGAAGAAGGTTTTACCATGACAGATAATTTACTGAAATGGTGTGCCGAAAATAAAATCTATCTTATTTTAGATTTGCACGCAGCTCCAGGCGGACAAGGAAACGATGCCGCAATCTCTGATTACGACACTACAAAACCAGCATTGTGGCAAAGTGAAGCCAATCAGAAAAAAATGATTGCTTTATGGAAAAAATTAGCTTCCCGTTACAGAGATAATCCCTGGATTGGAGCTTATGACATTATTAATGAACCAAACTGGAATTTTACCGGAACTAATAAAAACGGTTGCGATGAAAACTCAAACGGTCCATTAAGAGATTTAATGTTGGCCGTGACAAAAGCAATTCGTGAAGTTGACACTAACCACATGGTTATCATTGAAGGAAATTGTTGGGGAAATAATTACAACGGAATTTTTCCTTTATGGGATGAGAATATGGCATTGAGTTTCCATAAATATTGGAATTATAATGACAAAGCATCTATTCAAAAAATGTTGGATTACAGAACACAATATAACGTTCCGATTTGGTTGGGAGAAAGTGGAGAAAATTCTAATGTTTGGTTTAAAGACGCACTTACTCTAATGGAAACCAATAATATTGGATGGGCATTTTGGCCAATGAAAAAAATCGAAAATATTGCAGGCGTGACTTCGGTTACAAAAATTCCTGAATATGATATTCTACTGAAATATTGGAAAGATGGAGGACAAAAACCATCAGAAGATTTCGCTAAAAAAGCCCTGATGAAAATGGCAGATAACTTCAAAATGGAAAATGTAACGGTTAAGCCAGATGTTATTGATGCAATGTTCAGACAAGTTCAGACCAATGATACTAAGTCGTACAAAAAACATCTAATTCCGGGAAAAATTATTGCGACACAATATGATTTGGGAACAAACGGATATGCGTATTCTGATAAAGATTTTGTGAATTACAGAGTGGCAACAGGAACTTTTGATCAATGGAACAAAGGAAATACCATGAGAAATGATGGTGTTGATATTTCGCCATGCAAAGATTCAGGATCAAATGGTTATCAGGTTTCTTTTATTGAGGATGGAGAATGGCTGCAATTTACTTCAGAAGTTAAAAAACAAAATACATACAAGGTTGCTATTCGTTATTCAAGTGAAAGTTCAGAAGGTAAACTTCATTTAGAAACAGAAAACGGAAATAAATCTGAAACTGTTATACTTACTCCAACGGGTGATAATAACAAATGGAAAACGGTTGTTTTATCCGGAATAAAACTGAATGCAGGAATAACCAAAATCAAAGTGGTTTTCGAAAAAGGAGGTTTTAATCTGAATTATCTTGATTTTTCAGAAGGTAAAAAAAGTGCTTCAAAATAA
- a CDS encoding glycoside hydrolase family 30 beta sandwich domain-containing protein produces MKAINSILIAPILVLQLSCSSSKVVDNTTVSASKSNKKVQVYTTAENTNLRLSLSNNLISTTQQTNSTVSIVIDAAKTDQTFLGIGGAITDASAEVFAKLSPKKQQEFLTAYYDKDKGIGYSLARTNIHSCDFSSESYTYVSEGDQELKTFNIDHDRKYRIPLLKQAIETAGGKLTLFVSPWSPPAFMKDNNDILHGGVLLPEFAQSWANYYAKFIKEYEKEGIPVWGLTIQNEPMARQRWESCIYTPEAERDFLKNFLGPTLEKEGLGSKNIIIWDHNRGDQLETRANLVFSDPEVSKYAWGIGFHWYETWRGGPPQFQSVANVHKAFSDKNLLFTEGCVEKFDATKFQFWGNAERYGLNMINDFNNGTVGWTDWNILLDQNGGPNHVGNFCFAPIHADTSKDELIFTPMYYYIGHLSKFIQPNAKRINQTISDQTLLSTSFKNPDGKIATIVMNLSNKNVVYSLINNTIKTTITIPPHAIQTIVY; encoded by the coding sequence ATGAAAGCCATAAATAGCATTTTAATAGCTCCAATACTAGTTCTGCAATTAAGTTGTTCTTCATCAAAGGTTGTGGATAACACTACTGTTTCTGCATCTAAATCAAACAAAAAAGTTCAGGTATATACTACTGCCGAAAACACTAATTTGAGATTATCATTATCTAATAATTTAATTTCAACTACACAACAAACAAATTCAACAGTGTCTATTGTTATAGATGCTGCAAAAACAGATCAGACTTTTTTAGGAATTGGTGGTGCCATTACAGATGCAAGTGCTGAAGTTTTCGCCAAACTCTCTCCTAAAAAACAACAGGAATTCCTGACTGCCTATTACGATAAAGACAAAGGAATTGGTTACTCATTAGCCAGAACCAATATTCATAGCTGCGATTTTAGCAGTGAAAGTTATACTTATGTTTCGGAAGGTGACCAAGAATTAAAAACCTTCAATATTGATCACGATAGAAAATATCGAATTCCATTACTCAAACAAGCAATTGAAACGGCCGGCGGAAAATTAACCTTATTTGTTAGTCCGTGGAGTCCCCCAGCTTTCATGAAAGACAATAATGATATTTTGCACGGCGGCGTTCTATTGCCTGAGTTTGCACAGTCATGGGCAAATTATTATGCTAAATTTATTAAAGAATATGAAAAAGAAGGTATTCCAGTTTGGGGATTAACCATTCAGAATGAACCAATGGCAAGGCAAAGATGGGAATCTTGTATTTACACGCCAGAAGCCGAACGAGATTTTCTGAAAAATTTCCTCGGACCAACTTTAGAAAAAGAAGGATTAGGTTCTAAAAATATTATTATTTGGGATCATAATCGTGGTGATCAGCTAGAAACCAGAGCGAATCTTGTTTTTTCAGATCCTGAAGTTTCAAAATACGCTTGGGGAATTGGATTCCACTGGTATGAAACCTGGAGAGGCGGACCTCCACAATTTCAATCTGTAGCTAATGTACACAAAGCTTTTTCAGACAAAAACTTACTTTTCACAGAAGGCTGCGTTGAAAAATTTGACGCCACAAAATTTCAATTTTGGGGAAATGCAGAGCGTTATGGCCTGAACATGATTAATGATTTTAATAATGGAACTGTTGGCTGGACAGATTGGAATATTCTTTTAGACCAAAATGGAGGACCTAATCATGTCGGAAATTTTTGTTTCGCCCCAATTCATGCGGATACATCAAAAGACGAATTGATCTTTACTCCAATGTACTACTATATTGGACATCTCTCAAAATTTATTCAGCCAAATGCTAAAAGAATAAATCAAACAATTAGTGATCAAACTCTTTTAAGTACGTCGTTTAAAAATCCTGACGGAAAAATTGCCACTATCGTTATGAACCTATCCAATAAAAATGTTGTTTATAGTTTAATAAATAATACTATAAAAACCACTATAACTATTCCGCCACATGCTATACAAACCATTGTATACTAA
- a CDS encoding glycoside hydrolase family 30 beta sandwich domain-containing protein: protein MKLNFKNAIKVLFFAIAIFAQVKCSSSNDATDQPPPPVIPPVVPPVLVTNDVDFWLTKGDQSVLLAKQTGTLGFGTATNTYTNIEVSESQKYQTVDGFGYTLTGGSADMINQLNASKKSALLQELFGSGENSIGISYLRISIGASDLNATPFTYDDLPTGDTDLDLAKFSLDKDKAGVIALLKEILAINPKILIMATPWSAPIWMKDKDSFIGGKLQTKYYDVYAKYFVKYIQQMKAEGITIDAITPQNEPLHDGNNPSMYMSAGEQANFIKNNLGPAFKAANLKVKIIAYDHNCDNPNYPKAILADVDANPFVDGSAFHLYAGDISALTNVYNSYPSKNVYFTEQWTSSAGEFGGDLKWHVRNVIIGSMRNYSKNALEWNLANNGAFEPHTTGGCTMCKGALTITTSETFQRNVAYYIIAHTSKFVPMGSVRIGSNSSGDLQNVAFITPSGSKVLIVENDGTTSQIFNIKFNDKWVTTSLDAGAVGTYIWK, encoded by the coding sequence ATGAAACTAAATTTTAAAAACGCTATAAAAGTATTATTTTTTGCGATAGCAATATTCGCACAAGTAAAGTGCTCTTCATCAAACGATGCGACTGACCAGCCACCCCCACCGGTTATTCCTCCGGTAGTACCGCCAGTTTTAGTAACAAATGATGTAGATTTTTGGTTGACTAAAGGTGATCAAAGTGTTTTATTAGCAAAACAGACCGGAACTTTAGGATTTGGAACTGCCACTAATACTTATACAAATATCGAAGTAAGTGAATCTCAAAAATATCAGACTGTTGATGGTTTCGGTTACACTTTAACAGGCGGAAGCGCTGACATGATTAACCAATTAAACGCTTCAAAAAAGAGTGCCTTATTGCAGGAATTATTTGGTTCAGGCGAAAATTCAATTGGTATAAGTTATCTAAGAATTAGTATTGGTGCTTCAGATTTGAATGCGACACCTTTTACCTATGATGATCTTCCCACTGGAGATACTGATTTAGATTTAGCAAAATTTAGTTTAGATAAAGATAAAGCTGGTGTAATTGCGCTTTTAAAAGAAATTCTGGCAATCAATCCAAAGATTTTGATTATGGCAACACCATGGTCTGCGCCAATTTGGATGAAAGACAAAGACAGTTTTATTGGAGGAAAATTACAGACAAAATATTATGATGTTTACGCAAAATATTTTGTAAAATACATTCAGCAAATGAAGGCTGAAGGAATTACAATTGATGCAATAACACCTCAAAATGAACCTTTGCATGACGGAAACAATCCAAGTATGTACATGTCTGCAGGAGAACAAGCTAATTTTATTAAAAATAATTTGGGCCCGGCATTTAAAGCAGCAAATCTTAAGGTAAAAATCATCGCTTACGATCATAACTGTGATAATCCAAATTATCCAAAAGCAATTTTGGCTGATGTCGATGCCAATCCTTTTGTAGACGGATCTGCATTTCACCTTTATGCAGGAGATATTAGCGCGCTAACCAATGTTTATAATTCCTATCCAAGCAAAAATGTGTATTTCACTGAGCAATGGACTTCTTCAGCAGGTGAATTTGGAGGTGATTTAAAATGGCATGTCCGAAATGTAATTATTGGTTCGATGAGAAATTATAGCAAAAATGCATTAGAATGGAATTTGGCCAACAACGGCGCATTCGAACCTCACACAACAGGTGGATGTACTATGTGTAAAGGTGCTTTAACAATAACTACAAGCGAAACTTTTCAGCGTAATGTTGCTTATTACATCATTGCACATACTTCAAAATTTGTTCCGATGGGTTCTGTTAGAATTGGAAGTAATTCGAGTGGAGATCTTCAAAATGTTGCTTTTATTACACCATCGGGATCAAAAGTTTTAATTGTTGAAAATGACGGAACAACAAGCCAAATCTTCAATATCAAATTCAATGATAAATGGGTTACAACTTCTTTAGATGCTGGAGCTGTTGGAACTTATATCTGGAAATAG